The Mycolicibacterium smegmatis genome has a window encoding:
- a CDS encoding DUF1361 domain-containing protein, producing the protein MTEARGFLLIISLAATTALTLALGFTDPAAPLSYPTKFLVWNLFLAWIPMLCAVAFDLAERRFWLIPLGLVWLAFLPNAPYLVTDLVHLGEGYELWRHVLQYGFAAWTGILLGVVSLLLVHTRISREFGAAWGWLAAVLSVGLCAIGVVIGRFQRWNSWDLVTQPDAVVAATFDWMRAPLAYVQSTGVAIAVAAFFGLAYLTVWSIRGLAL; encoded by the coding sequence ATGACCGAAGCGCGCGGGTTCCTGCTGATCATCTCGCTGGCGGCCACGACGGCTCTGACACTGGCGCTGGGATTCACCGATCCCGCCGCTCCCCTGTCGTACCCGACCAAATTCCTGGTGTGGAACCTTTTCCTGGCCTGGATCCCGATGCTGTGCGCGGTCGCGTTCGACCTGGCGGAGCGGCGTTTCTGGCTGATACCGCTGGGCCTGGTCTGGCTGGCGTTCCTTCCCAACGCCCCCTACCTGGTCACTGATCTGGTGCACCTCGGCGAGGGCTACGAGCTGTGGCGGCACGTGCTGCAGTACGGGTTCGCGGCCTGGACCGGCATCCTGCTCGGGGTGGTGTCGCTGCTTCTCGTGCACACACGGATCTCACGCGAATTCGGCGCGGCCTGGGGATGGTTGGCCGCCGTGCTGTCGGTGGGACTGTGTGCGATCGGCGTGGTGATCGGCCGGTTCCAGCGCTGGAACTCGTGGGATCTGGTCACCCAGCCCGACGCGGTGGTCGCGGCCACCTTCGACTGGATGCGCGCCCCGCTGGCATATGTGCAGTCGACGGGCGTGGCGATCGCCGTCGCGGCGTTCTTCGGGCTGGCCTACCTCACGGTGTGGTCGATTCGGGGGCTCGCGCTGTAG